The following proteins are co-located in the Sporolactobacillus pectinivorans genome:
- a CDS encoding glycosyltransferase family 2 protein has product MRIINPFYLQRINHEGEPDTFDYNVSLKEKELQRLNEQINQSRERTKKRIKESKEKIAEMYIRIEKLLRNNEQSQPLDEALTHGEQANHAFGSLRIGERLLIRGAITAEQLNQALEDQSRHGGRIGDTLVHLGYVTRDQVEQILDQSFRRLLLGEQLVQSGDLRREELQKALRYQEKIGGDIGEILLSMNLITQNQLYGALAVQNQVGRLISYNKYDAEKNKIPKGLASQYHAIVISRSVERCVIAVETLLNSKQLSTLSKQLDVPVTQVLASPWEMEDMWGDIYKKEFLNESTDKLKNEQPENSASETFTLSQIVCMIILSIMIAASLLWNWFYTLVIINIIIQLVYFGMSITKFVLILYGTRETAQLRITDEEIAAINERDLPMYTILVPMYKESNVIPKLVTNLSQLDYPKNKLDIRLLIEQDDVEAQQVIQSMNLPLYFQTIVVPDGQPKTKPKACNYGLIRARGDYIVIYDAEDQPDRDQLKKVFLAFQKSPESTACIQAKLNYFNSDQNLLTRFFTQEYSNWFELMLPGVMQINVPIPLGGTSNHFKTDVLKKLGAWDPYNVTEDADLGIRLYKQKYTTKVVDSRTLEEANSRSRNWIRQRSRWIKGYMQTWLVHMRHPLRLRKELGFKGFWGAQFMLLSSPLLPMLNPIFWSLLVLWYATHAGWIHDFFPGAIYYLAAVQLIIGNFLFIYTNMAGTYWVVHDLYRKKETWLSYGLVKYALFTPIYWVMMSIASLKALWQLIRKPFYWEKTVHGFDTQSHSTPSSGEKIQV; this is encoded by the coding sequence ATGAGAATCATCAATCCATTCTATTTGCAGCGTATCAATCATGAAGGCGAACCGGACACATTTGACTATAACGTTTCGTTAAAGGAAAAAGAGCTGCAGCGACTTAATGAACAAATAAATCAAAGTAGGGAAAGAACGAAGAAACGGATTAAAGAGTCCAAAGAAAAAATTGCCGAGATGTATATTCGAATTGAAAAGTTGCTCCGGAATAATGAGCAATCGCAACCATTGGATGAGGCTCTAACCCATGGTGAACAGGCAAACCATGCATTTGGCAGCCTGAGAATCGGAGAACGTTTGCTGATACGAGGCGCTATCACCGCCGAACAATTGAATCAGGCGCTTGAAGATCAAAGCAGACACGGGGGAAGAATCGGGGATACACTTGTGCATCTGGGGTATGTCACGCGCGATCAGGTAGAGCAGATCCTTGATCAGTCATTTCGAAGGCTCCTTCTTGGTGAACAATTAGTTCAATCAGGGGATCTGAGGCGAGAAGAGCTGCAGAAAGCTCTGCGCTATCAGGAGAAGATCGGCGGCGATATTGGTGAAATCCTGCTTTCCATGAATTTGATCACTCAGAACCAGCTTTATGGGGCGTTGGCTGTGCAGAATCAGGTGGGACGGCTGATTTCTTACAATAAATATGACGCTGAAAAAAATAAAATACCTAAAGGACTGGCCAGTCAGTATCATGCAATCGTGATTAGCCGGTCAGTCGAAAGGTGTGTCATCGCGGTTGAAACGCTGCTGAATAGCAAGCAGCTCTCGACGCTTTCTAAACAGCTGGATGTGCCGGTGACACAAGTTTTAGCTTCCCCTTGGGAAATGGAAGATATGTGGGGGGATATTTACAAGAAAGAATTTTTGAATGAAAGTACTGATAAGTTGAAAAATGAGCAGCCGGAAAACTCAGCAAGCGAGACTTTTACGCTCTCTCAGATTGTCTGCATGATCATTCTTAGCATTATGATTGCCGCCTCGCTTCTCTGGAATTGGTTTTATACACTGGTTATCATCAATATTATCATCCAGCTGGTTTATTTTGGGATGTCTATAACCAAGTTTGTGCTTATCCTATACGGTACGAGAGAAACCGCTCAGTTAAGGATCACGGACGAAGAGATTGCTGCGATTAATGAACGAGATTTACCGATGTACACGATTTTAGTGCCCATGTATAAAGAAAGCAATGTCATACCGAAACTGGTGACTAATTTGAGTCAACTGGATTATCCGAAAAACAAATTGGATATCCGCCTGCTTATTGAGCAAGATGATGTGGAAGCGCAGCAAGTCATTCAATCTATGAATCTCCCGCTCTATTTTCAGACTATTGTTGTTCCTGATGGTCAGCCGAAAACAAAACCGAAAGCTTGCAATTATGGTTTGATTCGCGCGCGCGGCGATTATATTGTCATCTACGATGCTGAAGATCAGCCCGATCGTGATCAGTTAAAGAAAGTTTTTCTCGCCTTTCAGAAAAGCCCGGAGAGTACAGCCTGCATTCAGGCCAAACTGAACTATTTTAACAGTGATCAGAATTTATTAACACGCTTTTTTACACAGGAATATAGTAATTGGTTTGAGCTCATGCTTCCCGGTGTCATGCAAATCAACGTTCCAATACCTTTAGGTGGGACATCAAACCATTTTAAAACAGATGTGTTGAAAAAGCTGGGTGCATGGGATCCGTACAATGTCACCGAAGATGCCGATTTGGGCATTCGCTTGTATAAACAGAAATATACAACGAAGGTGGTGGATTCGCGAACGCTTGAAGAAGCAAACAGCCGCTCCCGGAACTGGATCAGGCAGCGTTCCAGGTGGATTAAGGGTTATATGCAGACTTGGCTGGTTCATATGCGCCATCCTCTGAGGCTGCGCAAAGAACTTGGATTCAAGGGCTTTTGGGGGGCCCAGTTCATGCTTCTCTCGTCCCCTTTGCTTCCGATGCTGAATCCGATTTTCTGGTCATTGCTCGTTCTCTGGTATGCGACACACGCGGGCTGGATTCATGATTTCTTTCCCGGAGCAATCTATTATCTTGCAGCCGTTCAACTGATTATCGGGAACTTTCTGTTTATTTACACAAATATGGCAGGCACTTACTGGGTTGTTCATGATCTGTATCGCAAGAAAGAAACCTGGCTTTCTTATGGATTAGTAAAATACGCGCTTTTCACGCCCATCTACTGGGTGATGATGAGCATTGCTTCACTGAAGGCTCTCTGGCAGCTCATTAGAAAACCATTCTATTGGGAAAAGACGGTTCACGGCTTCGATACGCAAAGCCACTCCACTCCATCATCCGGTGAAAAAATACAGGTTTAG
- a CDS encoding glycosyltransferase has translation MDISVIIPTFNEGDNVHLIAERLKKVLLPLNRPFEILFMDDSIDDTPDRLNELAKRNPFVHYIHRTSERGLAKAVVEGLHHANGKILVVMDADLQHPPESIPEMVKKIEEGYQMVIPSRFVKGGSDGGLNSYRKFVSWTARIIARLTLKRLRKITDPTSGFFAVRKEAIVGKEFQPIGWKILLEIIVRANIDRIAEIPYQFHARDLGSSKMSAVEQLRYLIHLAKLVLASEEDRRFYLFSAVGLSGVVVNLAFYKLFLMSNLSVIVAFLLSSGISIFTNFLLNNSFTWKMEGSGGWFSWGTRLLKYVIVASGGLCVSGAIVSFFHYFINLPAMISGIIGIVAGIVWNFFLNDKWTFSTSKKYMLPEVKSLTERDTVIHDVEK, from the coding sequence ATGGATATCAGTGTCATTATTCCGACATTTAATGAGGGAGACAATGTCCATCTGATCGCTGAACGGTTGAAGAAAGTACTCTTACCCTTAAATAGACCCTTTGAAATCCTGTTTATGGATGACAGCATAGATGATACACCAGATCGGCTGAATGAATTGGCCAAACGCAATCCATTTGTTCATTATATTCATCGAACGAGCGAACGCGGTTTGGCCAAGGCTGTTGTTGAGGGGCTGCATCACGCGAATGGAAAAATATTGGTTGTTATGGATGCCGATCTCCAGCATCCGCCGGAAAGCATCCCGGAAATGGTGAAGAAAATTGAAGAGGGCTATCAGATGGTCATCCCATCCCGCTTCGTCAAGGGTGGCAGTGATGGAGGATTGAACAGTTATCGTAAATTTGTTTCATGGACAGCGAGAATCATAGCTAGACTGACTCTTAAGAGGCTGAGAAAGATCACCGATCCGACAAGCGGTTTCTTCGCTGTCCGTAAAGAGGCTATTGTCGGAAAAGAATTTCAACCGATTGGCTGGAAAATCCTCTTGGAAATCATTGTCCGTGCAAATATAGATCGAATCGCGGAAATACCCTACCAGTTTCATGCGCGGGATCTGGGCAGTTCAAAAATGAGTGCGGTTGAACAGCTGAGGTATCTTATTCATCTTGCCAAGCTAGTGCTGGCAAGTGAAGAAGATCGGCGGTTTTATTTATTCAGCGCTGTGGGCTTGAGTGGCGTTGTCGTCAATCTTGCCTTCTATAAACTGTTTCTTATGTCAAACTTATCAGTCATTGTGGCTTTTTTACTTTCATCCGGAATCAGTATCTTCACAAATTTTCTTCTGAATAACTCATTTACCTGGAAGATGGAAGGATCGGGCGGCTGGTTTTCCTGGGGAACCCGTTTACTGAAGTATGTTATTGTTGCTTCAGGAGGGCTTTGCGTCTCCGGTGCAATAGTGTCTTTTTTTCATTATTTTATCAACCTTCCGGCGATGATCAGCGGAATAATCGGTATCGTGGCCGGCATTGTCTGGAACTTCTTCCTGAACGACAAATGGACATTCTCGACAAGTAAAAAGTACATGCTCCCAGAAGTCAAATCACTTACAGAGCGGGATACGGTGATACACGATGTCGAAAAATAA
- a CDS encoding glycosyltransferase family 39 protein, producing MSKNNRLAVWVLGILVLFSELLFGIWMAHWNHFVPGDAVSRVANAYYVLFSRQPHLAAIGFVWNPLPSLLMIPILLAKPWFPELASEGIAGIILTSLFASGTAMLLFRSFLRRGTPLLFSTALVILFSFNPFIFYYGSNGMSEMIFIFFLVCCVTAFLDWLDSKSAISMILIGFSLALAFFTRYETIFFGLALAASLMLIVWRRRPKNDQPTYGITATYQKLEASELIALLPVIYAVLIWALLNWSIMGDGLYFLRSNYSNLAQSEGLSKNPLIAPVIGNLGNSLLFVAERSVPFLIPLASIIVMRLMRKKLLRVDFVCLLLFVFSIPLMQLIMLYKGSSYGWLRFFSYPLPLVFAWLPYELQKQKERGRQFYMIGGCMTLIFLGGAAYVTGYFMNNSRLAPEEHEAIHYRQSTTFASNRLSMNVANELDQRLMSDPKASILMDSFNAFQIILDMKRSNQLIITSDLDFKKALNNPVGRKISYILVPRPVGVASLNAVNERYHDFFSRGAPFAKLEKQYGNDWRLYRVVDPAKR from the coding sequence ATGTCGAAAAATAACCGCCTGGCTGTTTGGGTGCTTGGCATTCTGGTGCTTTTCAGTGAATTGCTGTTTGGTATCTGGATGGCGCATTGGAATCATTTTGTCCCTGGAGATGCAGTCAGCAGAGTTGCCAATGCCTACTATGTTCTATTCAGCCGTCAACCGCACTTAGCGGCGATTGGTTTTGTCTGGAATCCTTTGCCTAGTCTGCTGATGATTCCAATTCTGCTTGCCAAGCCTTGGTTTCCTGAATTGGCGTCAGAGGGCATCGCTGGAATTATCCTGACCTCATTGTTTGCATCGGGAACCGCTATGCTCCTGTTCAGAAGCTTTCTCAGAAGGGGGACTCCGCTGCTTTTCAGTACCGCTCTTGTGATCCTGTTCTCTTTTAATCCTTTTATTTTTTACTATGGATCAAATGGCATGAGTGAAATGATTTTTATCTTCTTTTTGGTCTGCTGCGTGACGGCATTCCTCGACTGGCTGGATTCAAAAAGTGCGATTTCAATGATTTTAATCGGATTTTCTTTGGCGCTTGCCTTCTTTACCCGATATGAGACAATATTTTTCGGGCTTGCACTTGCCGCATCCCTGATGCTTATTGTTTGGAGACGGCGCCCGAAAAACGATCAGCCGACATATGGAATTACGGCCACCTATCAGAAATTGGAAGCGAGTGAACTTATAGCCTTGCTTCCTGTTATTTATGCCGTACTGATCTGGGCTCTATTGAACTGGTCCATTATGGGTGACGGCCTGTACTTCTTGCGTTCCAATTATTCGAATCTAGCTCAGTCTGAAGGGCTGAGTAAAAATCCGCTTATTGCTCCTGTGATAGGAAATCTGGGTAATTCCTTGCTGTTTGTGGCAGAAAGAAGTGTCCCCTTTCTTATTCCGTTAGCGTCCATTATCGTTATGCGGTTGATGAGAAAAAAACTTTTACGTGTGGATTTTGTCTGTTTGTTGCTGTTCGTTTTTTCCATTCCACTCATGCAGCTTATCATGCTTTATAAGGGTTCTTCATATGGCTGGCTCAGATTCTTTTCCTACCCATTGCCGCTTGTATTCGCGTGGCTGCCCTATGAGCTGCAGAAGCAGAAAGAAAGGGGGCGTCAGTTTTACATGATCGGGGGCTGCATGACACTCATCTTTTTAGGGGGGGCTGCCTATGTGACCGGCTATTTCATGAATAACAGCAGACTGGCCCCTGAAGAACACGAGGCCATTCATTATAGGCAAAGTACTACTTTTGCGAGTAATCGGCTATCGATGAATGTTGCAAATGAATTGGATCAGCGGTTGATGAGCGATCCTAAAGCATCTATTTTAATGGATTCTTTTAATGCTTTTCAAATTATTCTGGATATGAAACGATCGAATCAGCTGATTATTACAAGCGATCTCGATTTTAAAAAGGCGTTGAATAATCCTGTTGGAAGGAAGATCAGTTATATTCTTGTGCCTCGCCCGGTTGGTGTGGCATCACTGAACGCAGTAAACGAACGCTATCATGACTTCTTCAGCAGGGGGGCTCCATTTGCGAAACTGGAGAAACAATATGGAAATGATTGGCGGCTTTACCGGGTGGTTGATCCAGCGAAGAGGTAG
- a CDS encoding ABC transporter permease, translated as MNLLFSALHYIQNNRQAFDQALITHLELSGLALLIGFCISVPLGIISAKYARLSAIVMSVINGLRVIPSLAILVLIMPVLGTGFMPALVALTILSCPPILINTFLGIQRVDRQVIESAEGMGMNRRWILGKIELPLALPLIISGVRTAAVEVISSATLAAFIGGGGLGTFIINGLGLYNFALLLVGAVPVALLAICSELCFSIIERWVTKYRNV; from the coding sequence TTGAACTTGCTATTCAGCGCTCTGCACTACATCCAGAATAATCGTCAGGCGTTTGATCAGGCGCTGATCACTCATCTGGAATTAAGCGGTCTGGCCCTTCTCATCGGGTTCTGCATCAGTGTGCCGTTAGGCATTATATCCGCAAAATATGCCAGGCTTTCGGCAATTGTGATGAGCGTGATTAATGGTTTGAGAGTGATACCGAGTCTCGCAATCCTTGTCTTGATCATGCCCGTTCTTGGGACGGGATTTATGCCTGCACTCGTCGCTTTAACGATTCTATCCTGCCCGCCCATCCTCATTAACACGTTTCTTGGCATTCAGCGTGTGGACCGCCAAGTCATTGAGTCGGCAGAGGGAATGGGCATGAATCGTCGCTGGATTTTGGGGAAGATTGAACTTCCTCTGGCTCTTCCACTGATCATTTCGGGCGTACGGACCGCGGCAGTCGAAGTCATTTCCAGTGCAACACTGGCTGCCTTTATTGGAGGCGGCGGGCTGGGTACATTCATTATCAACGGACTCGGATTGTATAATTTTGCATTACTGCTTGTAGGGGCCGTTCCGGTGGCCCTTTTGGCGATTTGTTCCGAACTTTGTTTCAGCATCATCGAACGCTGGGTTACTAAATATCGCAACGTTTAA
- a CDS encoding glycine betaine ABC transporter substrate-binding protein — MGRSKNAYIFGFGAIVVVVIIVILSISLFSKGNGSSNGSSGKNETVTIGSKNFTESLILGEMYSDALENAGYKVNRKLNLGGTLIAHEALVKGQIDMYPEYTGTGLMDILKQKEMTNANAVYNDVAKAYKKKWNLIWLKPTQANDSQGLAVTKKISDKYNIHTFSDLAKEAPNIRFAATPEFNDRADGLKGLKKAYGGFNFKSNQLFDYGIKYNVLLQGKEDATVAFTTDGQLTNKNLVLLKDDKHFYPPYYVCPVIRESVIKHDPKIVKVLNEVSSKLDSKVMQELNAKVDIQKQSYQTVAKDFLIKEGIIK, encoded by the coding sequence GTGGGACGATCAAAAAATGCTTATATTTTTGGCTTTGGCGCTATTGTAGTTGTTGTTATCATCGTTATTCTTAGTATTTCGCTTTTTTCAAAAGGGAACGGAAGTTCAAACGGATCTTCAGGAAAAAATGAGACAGTAACGATTGGATCAAAGAACTTTACAGAAAGCCTGATTCTAGGCGAAATGTATTCCGATGCATTGGAAAATGCAGGTTATAAAGTGAACAGAAAATTGAATTTGGGCGGGACACTTATTGCCCACGAAGCGTTGGTCAAGGGCCAAATTGATATGTATCCGGAATACACCGGTACGGGTTTGATGGATATCTTGAAACAAAAGGAAATGACCAATGCGAATGCCGTTTATAACGATGTTGCAAAGGCGTATAAAAAGAAGTGGAACTTGATTTGGTTGAAACCGACTCAAGCGAATGATTCACAGGGTTTGGCAGTGACAAAAAAGATCTCGGACAAATATAACATTCATACCTTTTCCGATCTGGCTAAAGAAGCCCCAAACATCAGATTTGCCGCGACTCCGGAATTTAATGACCGCGCGGATGGTCTGAAAGGATTGAAAAAAGCGTACGGAGGATTTAACTTTAAAAGCAACCAACTCTTTGATTATGGAATCAAATACAACGTTCTGCTTCAGGGCAAGGAGGACGCAACAGTTGCTTTCACAACGGATGGACAATTAACAAATAAGAATCTGGTTTTGCTGAAGGACGACAAGCATTTTTATCCTCCCTATTATGTTTGTCCGGTAATCAGGGAGAGCGTGATCAAGCATGATCCAAAGATTGTAAAAGTGCTCAATGAAGTTTCATCGAAACTGGACAGTAAAGTGATGCAGGAACTTAATGCAAAAGTAGACATACAGAAGCAGAGCTATCAGACTGTGGCCAAAGATTTTTTGATTAAAGAAGGTATCATTAAATAA
- a CDS encoding ABC transporter ATP-binding protein, with protein sequence MADPYAIVFEKISKTFKNAREPSVYETNLKIEKGSFVTILGASGCGKTTLLKMVNRLYEPSTGRVLINGEDVSKTSPTLLRRKMGYVIQQVGLFQHMTVEQNVATVPEVLGWDKQKINQRIDELLRLVKLSPEEFRKRYPGQLSGGQQQRVGIARAMAADPSILLMDEPFGAIDAINRSILQDEILRIQKKLHKTILFVTHDIMEALKLGDKVIIMNHGEIQQYDEPLAILQNPANPFVRSLVHSEDLLQRMAFIKARDVMNTGVNNLVAGDQEPAVGEEESLKDVLLLLLRTQADYVRVESKDKVTVGCISFQELKKI encoded by the coding sequence GTGGCTGATCCATATGCGATTGTTTTTGAGAAAATCAGTAAAACGTTTAAAAATGCAAGAGAACCGTCCGTTTATGAAACAAACTTGAAAATTGAAAAAGGCAGTTTTGTGACCATTCTGGGTGCATCCGGATGCGGAAAGACGACGCTGCTGAAAATGGTTAACCGGCTTTATGAACCTTCGACGGGTAGAGTTTTGATTAATGGCGAAGACGTGTCCAAAACCTCGCCGACCTTGCTGCGGCGAAAGATGGGTTACGTCATTCAGCAGGTCGGGCTTTTTCAGCACATGACCGTTGAGCAGAATGTGGCAACCGTGCCGGAAGTGCTCGGATGGGATAAGCAGAAAATCAATCAAAGAATTGATGAGTTATTGCGTTTGGTCAAATTGTCGCCTGAGGAATTTAGAAAAAGATACCCTGGACAATTATCTGGCGGGCAGCAGCAGCGGGTAGGTATCGCCAGGGCAATGGCTGCGGATCCTTCCATTTTGCTTATGGATGAACCCTTTGGTGCAATCGATGCGATTAATCGTTCCATTCTTCAGGATGAAATTCTGCGTATACAGAAGAAGCTTCATAAAACGATTTTATTTGTGACGCATGACATTATGGAAGCTTTGAAACTGGGAGATAAGGTCATCATCATGAATCACGGAGAAATCCAGCAGTATGATGAACCATTGGCTATTTTACAAAATCCTGCCAACCCTTTTGTCAGAAGTCTTGTTCATTCAGAGGATCTGCTGCAAAGAATGGCATTTATTAAAGCCAGGGACGTCATGAACACTGGTGTGAACAATCTGGTTGCTGGTGATCAGGAACCGGCCGTGGGAGAAGAAGAAAGTTTGAAGGACGTACTGCTTTTATTGCTGCGGACTCAGGCTGATTATGTCAGGGTAGAAAGTAAAGATAAAGTCACTGTGGGCTGTATATCGTTTCAGGAATTGAAGAAGATTTAA
- a CDS encoding ABC transporter permease produces MLNYIENNGQEVGFLFLQHVEITFLSLAIAVIIALPLGILLSKSRWAATFVLPLLSVIYTIPSLALFALLIPIVGLGMVPAIIALVAYSLLILVRNVVAGFHSIDPAILEAGRGMGLDRWQMLFDIELVIALPVIIGGMRIAAVSVIGIATIASWINAGGLGVMLFQGLSQDNIPEIIWGTILVAGLAIAVNYLLAWLESKALAKAKGEPMRNK; encoded by the coding sequence ATGCTGAATTATATTGAAAACAATGGGCAGGAAGTCGGCTTCCTTTTTCTGCAGCATGTTGAAATAACTTTTCTGTCTCTGGCTATAGCGGTCATCATTGCTTTGCCTCTGGGCATTTTGCTGTCGAAAAGCCGGTGGGCTGCAACATTTGTCCTCCCCTTACTCAGCGTCATCTATACCATTCCAAGCCTGGCATTATTCGCTTTGCTCATACCGATTGTCGGTCTGGGGATGGTACCGGCAATTATTGCACTCGTAGCTTACAGTCTGCTTATTCTGGTCAGAAATGTCGTGGCCGGTTTCCATTCCATTGATCCGGCCATTTTGGAAGCAGGAAGAGGAATGGGACTTGATCGATGGCAGATGCTTTTTGATATAGAACTCGTGATCGCGCTGCCTGTAATCATTGGTGGAATGAGGATTGCCGCTGTTTCAGTGATCGGCATTGCAACCATTGCTTCCTGGATTAATGCTGGCGGATTAGGTGTGATGCTCTTTCAAGGTTTGAGTCAGGATAATATCCCCGAAATCATTTGGGGAACGATTCTCGTTGCCGGTCTGGCGATTGCGGTCAATTATTTATTAGCTTGGCTGGAATCAAAGGCTTTGGCGAAAGCGAAGGGTGAACCGATGAGAAATAAGTAA
- the rpe gene encoding ribulose-phosphate 3-epimerase codes for MKKIAPSILNADITHLADEISSVERAGADYIHVDVMDGIFVPNITFGQGVVQALRGITSVPLDVHLMIADPDRYIQSFAQAGADIISVHAEACPHLHRTLQLIRESGAKAGVVLNPATPLSALNYVLNSLDLILIMTVNPGFGGQVFIQEMLEKIRGTHDLISRKNKEIEIEVDGGINVQTIKQCADAGADVFVVGSAIFKQDDHQEAINELRAKIDAE; via the coding sequence ATGAAAAAAATTGCTCCATCTATTTTAAATGCGGACATCACTCATCTTGCAGATGAGATAAGCTCAGTTGAGCGGGCGGGTGCGGATTATATTCATGTCGATGTCATGGACGGGATTTTTGTTCCAAACATTACATTTGGGCAGGGAGTAGTACAAGCATTACGGGGTATCACATCAGTACCTCTTGATGTTCACTTAATGATCGCGGACCCTGATCGCTATATTCAGTCATTTGCACAAGCGGGCGCTGATATCATCAGCGTCCACGCTGAGGCATGTCCACATCTCCACCGTACGTTGCAGCTCATCCGCGAATCCGGAGCAAAGGCCGGTGTCGTTCTAAACCCGGCTACTCCCTTGTCCGCTTTGAATTATGTCTTAAACAGTCTTGATCTTATTCTGATTATGACTGTAAATCCTGGGTTTGGCGGACAGGTATTCATACAGGAAATGCTTGAAAAAATCCGGGGAACTCACGATTTAATTTCCAGGAAGAATAAGGAGATTGAAATTGAAGTAGACGGAGGGATTAATGTTCAAACAATCAAGCAATGTGCAGATGCAGGTGCCGATGTTTTTGTGGTAGGTTCAGCCATTTTCAAGCAGGATGATCACCAGGAAGCAATAAATGAGCTTCGTGCTAAAATCGATGCCGAATAA
- a CDS encoding glycoside hydrolase family 113 has protein sequence MRKSILVLFLVVILILSGCATQPVETIAHKHLAKPQKPMPKLITVKHPWQHGQFQRGIQLYLHPAASQDGSSQEKQSISRNLNYVVSLGANAIGISFPIYTDGATPTHVYAGPDTPNLQLIQFTVSEAKKRQLRVMLRPIIDEKNIVAENALAWRGSIAPINTHNWFQSYQSLIVHYAELSKQLTVDELVIGTELSSLQTRQKEWQQLGSAVRHTGYKGVLSYAENWNNWASMPFSALAIDAYPHIQLNDQATVPQLSQALSHWFAQWPLSVRKNLTIQEAGILAQSGMYAHPWLNTGNGSIKESIQANWFAAMYDAAQTAHTEGIYYWMLDASHDPFRKSERQSAGSFVGREAGAVIKRNFER, from the coding sequence ATGCGCAAGTCCATCCTCGTTCTTTTTTTAGTCGTCATTCTTATTTTAAGCGGCTGCGCCACTCAACCTGTTGAGACAATAGCGCACAAACATTTGGCAAAGCCACAAAAACCTATGCCCAAATTAATAACCGTGAAGCACCCGTGGCAACATGGCCAGTTTCAAAGAGGCATTCAGCTCTATCTGCATCCCGCCGCGTCACAGGACGGGAGCTCTCAGGAAAAACAATCAATCAGCCGGAATTTGAACTATGTCGTCTCTCTCGGAGCAAACGCGATCGGTATCAGTTTCCCAATTTATACAGACGGTGCAACACCCACACATGTGTATGCGGGTCCAGACACGCCCAATCTGCAGCTGATCCAATTTACAGTCAGTGAGGCAAAAAAAAGACAGCTGCGCGTCATGCTTCGGCCGATTATCGATGAAAAAAACATTGTTGCCGAGAATGCCCTTGCCTGGCGAGGTTCTATCGCGCCAATAAACACTCATAACTGGTTCCAGTCCTATCAATCACTGATCGTTCATTACGCAGAACTATCCAAACAATTAACTGTCGACGAACTAGTGATTGGAACAGAACTGTCTTCCCTGCAGACCCGGCAAAAAGAATGGCAGCAGCTCGGTTCTGCAGTCAGGCATACGGGGTACAAAGGGGTTTTAAGTTATGCCGAAAATTGGAATAATTGGGCTTCCATGCCCTTCAGTGCTTTGGCCATTGACGCCTACCCGCACATTCAGCTGAATGACCAGGCCACGGTCCCGCAACTCAGTCAGGCATTGAGCCACTGGTTCGCCCAATGGCCATTGTCCGTCCGCAAAAATCTGACCATCCAGGAAGCCGGAATTCTGGCCCAATCAGGAATGTATGCCCATCCCTGGCTGAATACCGGCAATGGTTCAATCAAGGAGTCCATTCAGGCAAACTGGTTCGCCGCCATGTATGATGCCGCCCAAACCGCACACACTGAGGGAATCTACTATTGGATGCTTGACGCCAGCCATGATCCCTTCCGAAAATCGGAACGGCAGTCGGCAGGAAGCTTCGTTGGGAGGGAAGCGGGAGCGGTGATTAAGAGAAACTTTGAGAGATAA